CCGTCCAACCGAACCGGACCGCGACGCCCGGCGGATTGCCGAAATCCACAACCAGTACGACCCGGAGCCGATCGTCGCCGAATCCTACGCGGACAAGATCAAATCAACCCCGCCCCAGTGGTCGGTTCTCCGGCTCACGGCCGAGGACGGCGGGGAGACCGTGGGTTTTGCCTATGCCCGCAACAACCCGAGCATGAAACCAGGGCTCCATTTGCTCACAATCGGCGTGGATGGCCGCCGGCAAGGCCAAGGGATCGGCACGCGGCTCCTTGCGGCGGTCAGGGCGGAACTTAGCCGTGTGGAGGGCGCGCGCCTTGTGGCCATGGCCAGGGAAGAACACCCGTTTGCCACGACATTTTTCGCTCAATCGGGTTTCAATCTGGCCATGACGCTGAGGGAAGGGATTTTGGACGTTTCCAGCGCTTTCTTGAAGTCCAGCCAACTCCCAGATGGCTTCCGGTTGGTTCGGTGGAGCGAAATCGACGACACCCCGGAAAACCGCAGCCGGTTCGTGACCATGTTGCAGACAATGGATAACGATGAGCCGGGAACCCAGTTCTTTGGCGGATTCGACGCGGCCACAATCGAACGCGACGCCTTTGACCCCGATCTCAGCGACGGCCAGTACTGCTACCTGGTCGAGCACCAGGGGCAGTGGGTGGCCCACCACCAGTTCAAAAGAGTTGAGCCTGACAATTGGAATGAGGCCGCAGTCACATTCACAGGGACTCTGCCAGAATTCCGGCGGCGGGGGCTGGCCACCGCCCTCAAAAACCTGGCGGTCAAAGAAATGAAGGAACTGGGAGTGCAAAAAGCGATCACCCACAACGATTCGACAAACACCCGCATGCTCTCGATCAACGCGGCCCAAGGATTTGTCGAAAAGCAAGGCTGGGCCATGATGGAGGGCACCGTTTGAACCTTTTTTACCAACCCGAAGGTCGGTTGAGGATGACCACCGAAGACCGGAGTTACCTTGAAGTCAAGCTCGCCTGGGCTTCTCCGCTCAGCTATCCAAACCGCTACCTAGCCTTTTTGGATGGCCGCGGCCACGAGATCTTCATGGTCACCGAGCCGGCACAAGAACTCCCCCCCGATGTGTGGGAATTAGCCCAAACTGAACTCCGGCGGCGCTACCTGAACGGGGTCATCCAAAAAATCGTCTCCCTCAAGACCGAATTCGGCTCCACCTATTGGCGCGTGCTCACCGACCGTGGCGAAAAGGAGTTCTTGACCCAAAGCCTGCAAGAAAACGCCCAGTGGCTGACGCCGACCTACCTAATGCTCGTTGATGTGGACGGCAACCGGTATGAAATCACCGACACCAATGCGCTGGATCAACGGAGCCAAGACCTGCTTTCGGTGACGGTATGAGCGGCGTTGCCACCGGTCTCGACCTCTGCATCTACGATGGGTTTTCCCGGTTCCACGGCAAATCCATCGGCGTCGTGTGCCACCAGGCCAGCATCGCCGGCGACCTGCGCCACCTCCTCGACCATTTGGTTCCGCAACACCAAGCGGGCAAGCTCAAAATCGCCGCCTGTTTTGGCCCCCAACACGGCATTTGGGGACACACCCAAGACAACATGGTCGAATGGGAGGGGTACACCGACCCGAGGACAGGTTTGCCTTTCTTTTCGCTTTATGGCGAACACCGCAAGCCGACCGCCGCGATGCTGGAAGGGGTGGAAGAATTGGTCTTCGACGTCCAAGATGTCGGTTCGCGGTACTACACGTTCATTTGGACATTGGCCCATTGCATGGAAGCGTGTGCCGCACTCGGAATCCCGGTCACTGTGCTCGACCGGCCCAATCCGATTGGTGGAACCCTCCGCGAAGGCCCGGGGTTTGACCCCGAATACAAAAGTTTCGTCGGGCTCTATCCGTTGCCCGTCCGGCACGGCATGACGGTCGGCGAAGTCGCCCTCTCCCTCCGCGACCGGTTCATCCCGGATTGCCAAATCTCGGTGGTGGCAATGCAAGGGTGGGAGCGGGAGATGGCCTTTGGCGATACCGGCTTAGCTTGGGGGATGCCCAGCCCCAACATGCCGAGCCAAGAAACCGCCCTCGTCTATCCCGGGCAATGCCTGGTGGAGGGGACCAAACTCAGCGAGGGGCGGGGGACGACCCGTCCGTTTGAGTACTTTGGCGCGCCATTCATCGATGCGTGGGAGTATTGCGAAGCTGTGAACCGGCTAGGTTTGCCCGGCGTTGTGTTCCGGCCCGTCCACTTTCAGCCGACCTTCCAAAAATTCCAGGGGCAGATTTGCGGCGGCGCGTTCATCCACGTGACGGAAAAGGGGTCGTTCCGGCCCGTCCTCACCACCATGGCGGCACTCGGCGAGATCCGGAGATTGTATGGTGACCAGTTCGAATGGCTCGAACCGCCATATGAATATGAGCCGGTTAAGTTGCCAATCGACATTTTGGCAGGCGGGCCAGATTTCCGCGAAATGGTCGACCGGGGCGAGCCGGTTCCTGCCATGCGGGAATGGATCGACAGCTCCAGCAGGGATCTTTGCGCCAAAACGGCATCCCCCCGGCTTTACTGACGGGGTTTCTTGGGTGGATGGGTGAACCGCACTATACTGAGGCGATGAAACTGGTGGTTTGCGTCGTGCACAACCGGGATCGCAACCGGGTCACCGACGAGATGGTCAAACTTGGATTCAAGTTCACGGTCATCGGGTCGAGCGGGGGGTTCTTGCGCGAGGGGAACACGACCATGCTGATCGGGGTCGAACCGGATCGCCTGCCAGAGCTGATGCGCGTCGTCCAAGACAACTGCGAGCAGCGGGAGCAGATGGTCAATGTCGCGCCGTTCGATTCTGGTGCCCCGGGCGGATTTTTGCCCACACCCGTAAAGGTGCCGGTTGGCGGGGCGGTGATGTTCGTTTTGGATGTGGAGCAATTCCAACGGTTTTGATGGGCACGTTGATCGACCGAATTGTGGGTGGGGGATGCGACCCCCAGGCCGTCCTGCTTTATGGCCCCGACCGCCAAGGGTTGGAATCCTCGGCTTACCGCCTTGCCACCCATTGGTCGGGGATATCGGCCGACCGCATTGGCCGATGTGTCGATTTTCAAAGGATCTCCCCGGATGGCAAGGGGATGCAGATCCGGCTGCGGGCCATTGAGGAAACTAAGCGCACCGAACCGGATAAGGAACCTCCGAAGTGGATCCCCGCCAAAGTGTTCTTCCGCACCAGCCCTTTGACAGCAAAGTGCAAAGTCATCTGGTTTGAGCAGGCAGACCGGCTGAATGGCGATGCGGCCAACGCCTTCCTCAAAACTTTGGAAGAGCTCCCCAACCATGCGCGGGTTGTGCTCACGACTACCGAAATCTCGAAGATCATCCCGACCGTCCGGTCGCGGTGCCTGTGCGTGCCTTGCGGTGCAGACAGCTGGCCAGACGGGCCGCCGGAGGGCGCCATGGAATCCGCTTGGGCCCGGAATGCCGGGGAGTTGGCCGCCATCCGCGAAACCGCCGAACTCCACACCCGCTACTGGGAAAACTTGACTCTGCTGCCTACGGCGCCAGTCGGGGCGGCGATCTGGTTCAGCGAACAAGCGCAGGCCATCGCCGCCGAACATGCGGCCACCACAGGTGGCGGGTTGCGGGAATCCCAAGTCCACTTTTTGGATCTTGCCGCCCGTTGGTGGCTATCGCACTATCCCGAAAGGCCCGAAATCCCCATCCGGTGCGCCGCCGTTGCAAGGGAGATTTTGGGCTACGCCAGCGGTCAGATCGGATACGATACACTTTTTGCGGCGATGTTGATTCAACTAAGGGAACCGGAACAAGGATTGCGGAAGTAGGCCATGGGTAAAGGAGTTGTTGGAGTGATCGTGTCGTGGGCCAAATCCACTGGGAAAGGTGCAGAAGAGCGCCGGCCCCTCTTTGAAAAGCTGATGGCGAACAGTTACCACCAGGCATTCCAGATGGCGTACCGGTTCACGTCGAACCGGTCCGAAGCCGAAGACCTTTTGCAGGAATCGTACATTCGGGCTTACAGGTATTTTTACCGGTATGACGAATCCATGCCCTTCACAGCATGGCTCTACCGGATCATGACCAACCTCCACATCGACACTGTAAGGCGACAGAGCCGGTTGAAAACCGTCAGCATCGACCAACCGGCGAATGAAGGTGGCGGTACTTGGGATCTCCTCGATTCTGAAGCGGCCCGCGGGGACGCAAAGGTTGATGAAACCCTCGGGGAATCGCTGCAGCGCGCCCTGCAAGCCATGACACCAGAATTCAGGACTGCCGTCGTCCTTGCCGATATCGAAGGCATGAGTTACGAAGAAATAGCAGAAGTCATGGAGACTTCGGTTGGAACCGTCCGCTCGCGCATCCATCGCGGAAGGAAACAAATTAAGGAACACCTGCAGCATTTGGCGGCTCAGGGGTTCCGGGAGGCACAGCTTTGAACAGTTGCTACCGTTGCAAATCGCTGCTTTCGGCCTATTTGGACCGGGAGCTGGGCGGGGAAGAAATGATCGCCCTGCGGGATCATATGGCCCAGTGCCCCGAGTGCGCCCTTGAGTTCGAAGAACTTCGGGCCGTCAAGGCGGCGCTCATCCGTGTGCCCCAGGTGGAACCCTCGGAGGACCTGCTTTCCCGCATCCAATCTGAAGTCTTTACCGATTCGGCACCGGTTCCCGTTTCAAAAACCCGCGTCGCCGCCGGGCTGGGAATGGCGGCCGCCATCGCCTTTCTGATGTTCGCGGTCTTGGGTTGGGTCGAAGCCCAGCGGCAGTCCCAAGCCATCCAACAGGGCCAAATCCCCGTTGCCGGCGCCAGCCCAGTTGTTGCCGGCGTCGATCAAGGAGAAGGGCCGGCGATCCGCCCGGCAATCTTGGTCAACGCCTCCGAATAACGCACCGTGAACCCAATTTTCCTTTTCACTTGGTTGGGGCTGGCCGTTGCTCCGGCCCAGCCTCGGGCCGAACCCGCCTCCGACCCGCTCCGGTTGTTGCTCCCGGTCGTGCATGACGATTTTCTGTTCAACGGCGAAATCACGATGCGCATGGACAGTTGGTCCGACGAGCCGGCGACCGTGCAAATCGAGACGGTGAAAGGGAAGGGGGCCAAAGTCACCTGGATCCACCCCAGCACCATGCAAGGGGTGGCCTACTTTGATGATGGCAGGCAGATCCGTCAATACTTTCCCGACAAAAACCTGCTGAGGCTGCGAAAATCCTTCCAGAGTTTTTGGCCAGATGCCGAATCGCTCCTCAAGTTGACCGCCAAAAACTACAGCGTTAAGGATGCGGGCCGCACCACGAGGATTGGACGCGAGGCGAACATCGTCGTCGCGACGGCCAAACACCAAGAATTGGGAATCCGCCGGTTCCTCATCGATAGCCGGCTCCCTGTCGTCTTAGAAGACAGGCACACGGCCGGGGGCGACACGATTTTCCGGTTGCAGGCAATCCAATTGCGTGAGATGCCGGCCGGAGACGTCGACCTCTCCTTGGGTGCGCCAGCCAATGCCGCCATTGCCGAAGGATGGGGGCCAAAGGACATCACGGACATGAAGTTTGCGGCCGGGGTTCTGAAATTCACCCCCCGTATCCCCGAGAAAATCCCGTTTGGCTTCGCGGTGTTTGCCAAGCAATTGGTGGGACGCGAAGAGCAGCCGTTCCTTGTCGTTCGCATCACCGATGGGCTCGCCACGGCCCACATCTATGAATGGCGCTATGGCTATGGGGCCAACAAGAGCATGGCGGAAATCCCCGCGACCCTGGTGGATTCCCGGTCCGATATCGCTTATTCGATCGTTGGCGACCTACCGCCCAAAGCCTCGGAAATTGTATTGCAGTCCTTTGTTTCAGCCTTGGATTAGGCCCTTGGAACGCCAATTGCCTAGACAAGGTTAGAAACGGTTACGCGATTCCAAGCATTCCAGAGAAAGACCCATGACAAAACAACCGTTCCTCGTCATCGCCCTCGCAGCCCTGGTGGCCGCCGGTGCCCTCGTCTTTGGCATTGCCCAATCCCCGGCCAACTCGGCAAAGGCCCCGTGGTCGATCTTGGGCGGCAAGGTCAAGTTTTCAACCCCGGTCAGCAACGGGGCCCAGCCAACCGGAGTGACCAAGAACGGCATGGCCCTGCTCGCCGAACTTGATGACACCCTCGCGGGCATTTCGGAAGAAGCGGCCCGTAGTGTGGTCAGCATTTCCAACGGGCAAGGCTCGGGATCGGGGTTCATCTACCGGTCTGATGGTTGGATCGTCACCAACGACCATGTCGTGGGCAATGCCGACGAAGTCCAAGTCTTGCTGCCCGACGGCCGGACCATGAAAGGCAAGGTCACCCACAGCAACGACGCCCAACTCGACCTGGCTGTCGTCAAAATTCCAGCCACCGACCTGGTGGCCCTGCCGATGGCGGATAGCGATACTGTGCGCGTCGGCGAATTCTCCATTGCCGTCGGCTCGCCGTTCGGCCTCGACGACACTGTCACCATTGGCCATGTCAGCGCATTGGGACGGGGGAGCATGGTCAACGACCCCAATGCCCAAGTGTCGCGCGGTTATTCCGGCCTCATCCAAACCGATGCCTCCATCAACCCAGGCAACAGCGGCGGCCCGCTCCTCAACATCCACGGCGAAGTCATCGGCGTGAACAGCACGATTGTCTCGACCACCATGGCCAGCGCGGGCATCGGCTTCTCCATTCCCAGCAACGTCGTCCGGGCCGTTGCCGACGAACTGATTACCAACGGGAAATTCGACCGCGGCGTCCTCGGAGCCTTCATCCGCGATCTCAAACCATTTGAAAAGAAAGACCTCAAACTAGGTGGCGGTGCCATGATCGATGATGTCGTCGGGACTTCGGCCGCCGGAAAAGCCGGGATCAAGAAGGGTGATGTGGTGGTGGCATTCAACGGCACCGAAATCCGGAGCGAACTGGGATTGCGGATCGACCTATACAAAGCCGCACCGGGCGACACGGTCACGGTGGCCTACATCCGGGATGGCTCCCGCCGCGAAACCCAACTCAAACTCGATGAGCCGGAAAAGCAGACGGTTGCCCAAAACTTCCCGCAGGGTGCGAACCCGTTCCCCTTTGGCAATGGCGGCGGAGAGAACAACGGAGATGGCTTTGCCACCCCGCAACTCCCCCAAGGCCCCGTCAGGCTGGGTATCGGCATCCGGGAGCTTGACGAGACGTCGAGAAGCCAATTCAGCCTTCCCAAAGATGCCACGGGGCTCGTCATCACCAGCGTGGATCCCGGTGGGTTCGCCGATGGGATTGGGGCCAAACCGGGTGACCTGTTGATTGAACTGAACGGAGAACCCATCTCCAAACTGTCCGACGTCCGGTCGGTGTTGGATCAAGTGACCTGGGGCGACAGGGTCACCATCGTCCTAAACCGCTACGAAAACGGCGTGATGACCCGCATCATGCAAACCCGGCGGATCCGCTGACGAGTCAAGGGGCTTGGGCGAGTGCTCAAGCCCCTTGGCATTTGCCGCAAACGCCGCCGACTTCGACCCGGATCTTTTTCGGCCTAAATCCCTGCGAATCGGCCTGTTGCCGCAAATCTTTGGTGGCACACTCGGGGATCGGGAGTTCCGAAACGTCGCCGCATTGCTCGCAAACCAAGTGTTCCGTCTGGAGGTCGTCTTTGCAGTCGGAGGTGCAGACCAAGTACCCCTGCTGGCTGGGAATGTAATGGATGATCCCGAGCTCTTGGAAGGCAGAAAGGGTTCGGTAAATGCTGACGATGTTGACTTTTTGGCCAGCCGCCGTCATTTCGGCATGCAGGTCATAGGCGCCGACTGGCCGCCCCATCGCGGTCAAAGCATCCAGGATCCGGAGCCGGGGCTGGGTCAGTCGCAGGCCGGAATCTTGGATCCGGCGGCGGAATTCGGCAACATCGATAGATTCCATGGGGTTATTCAGCATCATTTTGTCCCTTTTTCGTGCTTTCTACGCGTTCTAACCAGAAAATTCGGCTTGGGGCTTGCACGTTGGGTTCAGTCTAGTTCAAACTACCCTCACTTCAGGTTGAGGTTGGGGTGAATCGAACGAAAGTCCGATACCGTCCAGAGGGAGGCAACCCAATTTCGATTTGGTTGGAAGGCAGACATGCAATTCTACGATCTGAAAACCCGTTCCCACGTTGACGTTCCGGAAGGCGACATCCGCAAGACTAAGATGATCCGCAAGACGAAGAACGGTGAGCAAGTGCGCTACGCGCTCAAAGCGACTTACAATGGCAACACGCTGTTCAAATTCGTCAATGAAGCCACGTTCAATTCAATGAGCGTGCCTGAAGTCTAAGGGCAAAGACTCATCGGGAAAGTTACCGGCCACCCTGTCAGGGTGGCCGGTTTTCGTCTTGGTTCATTGAACCTCTCCTCGAGTTAGGCGTCCTGCCAGGCATGGCAATCACAGGCGACAAGGAAAGGACCGCCCACCTGCTCCGCCGGTTCGGGTTGGGGGCAAGCGAGGCCGAAACCGATTTTTACAGTCAGGGGGGCTGGCGCAAAGCGGTCGACCGGTTGCTGGATTACCCTTCCATCCCAGAACCGATCGAATTCGGCGATGAGTTCCTGAAGGATCAGGATGGACGGATGATCCCCAACCCGCGCCTGGCCCAAACCTCCTGCTACGCCTGGCTGCTCACCACCACCCGGCCCCTCCAAGCCAAAATGACCCTTTTTTGGCACGACCATTTCGCAACGAGCTCCGAAAAGGTCTCCAATGGGCCAGCCATGTACCGCTACTGGCAAACATTGCAACAGGGCGCAACCGGCAAGTTCGGCGACCTGTTGGAAAACGTCAGCAAGTCGCCGGCCATGCTCTATTGGCTCGACAACATCGAAAACATCAAAGGCAAACCCAACGAAAACTTTGCCCGCGAAGTGATGGAGCTGTTCACCCTCGGAGTGGACAACTACTCTGAAAAGGACATCCAAGAAGCCGCCAGGGCCTTCACCGGCTGGAGTTATGGGGTGAGCGTGAACGGCATCACTCGGCCCAACCGCAAAGAAGTCCCCAACCAACTCAGCCAGTACTACCTGGATTTCACCAACCACGACAACGGCACCAAGTCGGTCTTCGGAAAATCTGGGGTTTGGAATGGAGACGACGTAATCGGCATCCTCAGCCAACTCCCCCGGACTTCCACATATATTGCGGAAAAGATTTGGAGTTGGTTCGTCTACCCGAACCCAGACAAGGCGGTGGTGGCCAAACATGCCTCGGCATTCTTGGCCAGCGGGATGGACATCAAATCGCTGCTCCGCTCCATCATGCTGGACGAGGAGACTTTCAGCGACCGGGCCGAACGCAAAATCATCAAGAACCCGATCGACTTCTGCATCCCCACGATGCGCCAGCTCGGACTTGGCGCCCAAATGGCTAATCAGGTGAAAGGCGTGGATACCGCCGACTTCCAGCGCACCCGGTTTGCGCTCCAGATTGCCCGGATCCCGGCGACTTCCACGGCCGCGATGGGGATGGAGATCCTCACCCCACCCGATGTCAGCGGGTGGCCGAGTGGCACCCAATGGATCAGCACAAGCACGATGGTGGAACGCATGAAGTGGAGCGACGCCCTGTTCGCCAGTAACAGGAACGTGACCCAGGCGACAGTTGCGGCCGTCGCCCCGAACGGCGCTACCGCCACCCAGGTCGTAGACAACCTGCTCAGTGTTTTCGATGCTAGTCTCCCGGCGGCAAAGAGAGAGGAGATGGTTCAGGCGGCAAAGCTGGCTTTGGGGGGAGGCGTGGCCAATTTTGCCACCGGGGCCCAGGCGGCGGCCAAAGCGTCGCGTCTGCTTTTCAGCACACCAGAGTTTCAATTCATGTAAACCCAGGGCTGAATTCGGCGTCATTCCGCTATGGCGGGGTGGATCGTCCGCCTAGAACCACGGAGCCGGAGCACCATGCAGTCACCACAAGAAATTGATAAAGTTAAACACCTGCTGAGGAGATTTGGACTCGGGGCCAGTGAAGCGGAAGTGGATTTCTACGGCAGTGGCGGATATGAAGCTGCCGTGGATCGGCTCCTGGAATCAATCAACCACCAAGAATCGGTCGAACTGGGAGTTGAGTATCTGCAAAACAAGGATGGCCAAGTGGTGGCCAACCCCCGCCAGGCCCAAGCGGTGTGGTATGCCGAGCAACTGGTCACCAACCGGCCGCTAAATTACAAAATGGCCCTGTTCTGGCACGACCATTTTGCGACGAGTGCGCAAAAGGTCAGCAACGGCCCAACCATGCTCAACCAGATGCACCTATTCCGGGACAAGGGGCTCGGCTATTTCCGTGATCTCTTGATCGAGGTCAGCCAAGACCCGGCGATGCTCTACTGGCTGGACAACCAAAACAACGTCGTCGGCAAACCCAACGAGAATTTCGCCCGGGAGGTAATGGAGCTCTTCACGTTAGGCGAAGGGAACTACACGGAAAAGGACATCCAAGAAGCCGCCCGGGCGTTCACCGGCATGACCTATGGGTTTCAACGGGGTCAACGCGTCGTTTTGAACCGGAATCAGGTCCCTCCACCGCAAAGCATTTACATCCTGGATCAAAAAAGTCACGACACCGGGTTCAAAACTGTGCTCGGCAACAAAGGGGAATGGAATGGCGACGACGTCGTCGGCATATTGGCTGCCGCCCCCCGCACGGCCGCGTACCTTACAGAAAAACTGTGGAAATGGTTTGTTTCTCCGACTCCCGAAAAATCAACGGTTGACAAGTTCGCCGCAACGTTCCGCAAGGCGAACCTGCACATCCCGACCCTCCTCAAAGCCATCATGCTCTCCGACGAATTCCTTGCGGAGGGTGCCCGGCGCAGCATCATCAAAAATCCGTTCGACTTCTGCATTCCCATGGCCCGGCAGTTGGGCATCGGCGCCGGAATCGCCAACGCCGTCAAATCTGCCGGCGACGACGAGGTCAAACGCCGGGCCGTCCTGGGGGTACCCGTCCTCATCAAACAATCGACATCGGTGATGGGAATGGAACTCATGTATCCGCCAGATGTCAGCGGTTGGCCCTCGGGCACCGATTGGATATCCACTTCGACGATGGTCGAACGGATCAGCTGGGGACAGGAACTGTTCATCCGCAACAGCCGGGCCACCCAGCTCCGCGCTGACCAGATTTTTGGCACCGGCGACCCATCCGCCGTGACTGATCGCGTTTTGAGCGTGTTCGATTGCCGGTTGCCGACCGACAAAAAGGCAGGACTGGTTGCCGCCGCCCGCAAAGAATCTGGGGGAACCGTCACCGCCCGGAACGCGAACCTGGTCTGTGGGGCCATCGCAAAACTCATGTGCTCCACGCCCGAATTCCAGTTCATGTGAGCCCGGCCCAGGTTCAAGCCCGGCGGTAAAATCGACCCCGGCATGACCATCGACGGGCAGATTGAACTCCTACGCCGGGGGACTACCGAAATTATCGGCGAGGAAGACCTGCGGCGGAAGCTCGCCAGCGGGAAGCCCCTCCGGGTCAAGTTAGGAGTGGATCCCACGGCCGCCCACGTCACGTTGGGTTGGGCCGTCGTCTTGCGGAAGCTCCGCGACTTTCAAAAGTTGGGCCACACGGCCTGTCTCATCATCGGCGATTTCACCGCCCTCATCGGAGACCCCAGCGGAAAGAGCAAAACCCGGAAGCAACTCACGCGCGACGAAGTGCAAGCCAACGTGGAAGCGGTCTCCAGCCAAATCTACAAAATTCTGGATCCCGAAAAAACGGTGATCTATTACAACAAAGATTGGCTCGGCAAGATGGGGTTCGAAGATGTCATCCGGCTGTGTTCACGCTACACCGTCGCGAGGATCATGGAGAGGGACGATTTCACCAAAAGGTGGGAAAATCACCAGCCGATTGCCATGCACGAGATTTTGTACCCGCTGTGCCAGGGCATGGACTCGGTCGAAATCGAATCGGATGTCGAGCTGGGGGGCAACGACCAGAAATTCAACAATCTGGTTGGGAGAACGCTGATGGAACAATATGGGCAAGAACCCCAAGCCGTCATCCTTTGCCCACTGCTCGTCGGCACAGATGGCAAAGAAAAAATGTCGCAAAGCTTGGGCAATTACGTCAGCGTCATCGATACGCCCAACGACATGTTCGGCAAAACCATGTCGATCCCCGACAACCTCATCGAAAATTGGTTTGAACTCTGCACCGATGTCCCCATGGATGAAGTCCGGGCGATGCTTGAACCGGGGAAGAACCCGCGAGACGCGAAAATCAGGCTCGGCAAAGAGATCGTGGCTCTCTACCATTCGGTGGAAGATGCAGAGTCGGCAGAGCGGTTCTTCGTCGAAACCTTCAGCCAGAAGAAGCAGGTGACCGATGCCCCCGATTTGGCGGTCTCCGGCGAAATTATGGCTGTGGAGCTCGTCATGCTGGCTGGCGGGGCAGATTCGCGAGGGGCGGCCAAGAAATTGATCCAGGCGGGGGCCGTCTCACTGGACGGAGACAAGATTGCTGACCTGGGTGCCGCCTGGCCGGCAAGCGATTTAGACGGCCGAATCCTCCGGGTCGGCAAAAAGCTCTTCTTCAAGCTATCGGCCCAGTGATCCGCCGTGGGGTCCCATTGCCTTTCAACCCCAAAGCAGCGAATGGCGTCTAACAAGCAATGGCCCATACCCCTGCACCGGTGAAGAGCCCTATCCCTTGGATGGCGATCGTCAATGTCCTGGTCGCAATCCTTTACGGCGCCTCGCCCATCGACTTGATCCCTGATGTCATCCCCGTCTTAGGATGGTTGGATGATGCCATAGCAATCCCCATCTTTCTGGTGATGGCCGTGGTGGCATTCGTCAAGTTCCGCAAACGATTCCGCCAGCCCGGCCCGGGCGTTCAGTCGGCCATCGTGGAAACCAACGCCCGGGAACCGCAAATCCCGCAATCCTTTTCATAAGGTCCACTTAGGTTCAAACTAGGGCTAAAGACTCCCCCCCCAAGTGCTGCAAAAGAGGGGGGGGAGGGGCCTTGTGAAGGCAAGATCATTGTTACAATGACTTTGTGAAGCCGATATTCATTTACAGCTCAGGCTTGTTGCTATCTTTGGGTTCAATCGGCCTCGCGCTCTTGCGGGTGCATGAAGACTCTTTGCCATGATCCTCGTTTCTTGTTGGCGCACGATTGTCAGATAAGACTCAGGCTCTCTTAAATCGAAAGGGAATTGAGTCTTCCAGTGAGTTGAACATTGTTTTCCCGCCCAGTTGCCAGTCGTGTTCCTATGCTCGCTTCCCCAAGGCACGCAAGCTTGATGGAAAATTCTTAGTTGTAAATCCTGAAAATGGCCTTGAAAGTAACTGGTGCAAACTCAATGCCTGTCTTTCATATTCCGATTTTCACCTCGAGCCGAATCTGCCCGTTAACGGCTCAACGATTCTTGGGATCCGGGATCAGAAAGTGACTCAAGTTTTTGAGGATTCAGAAGAAATCAACGGAGTCCTGAAATGATGATTCACGGTCGAAACCGCGGAGTGACACTCGTCGAAATCCTTGTTGTGATCGGCGTCATCCTGATTCTCATGGCAATCACCGTGCCGATCATGTCTTCCGCCAAGCGCACGGCCAAAGTGACGGCAACCATGGTGCGGCTTCGCAACCAGTGGGTTGCCCTCAGCCTCTACCGGTCAGATTATGAAGGCGACGGACGGTATGGGACTTCTCCCGAAATGGGTCTACCAGAGTTTCAAACCCGCTCAATGGCCGTGATCGATCAGACTTGGCCACCCCCATGCGGTGTGCACCCGGATTTGTGGGTCAGTTTCTGGGTGAGGTGTTTCTGCGGCCAAGACGGGATGAGCGAAGAGGAACTGAAGGCGGTTTTGCCAAAGTGCCGTGAAAGGATTGCCGAGGAATCGAATATCTATCGCGAAAATTGGATACTGCTCATCGAAGACA
Above is a genomic segment from Armatimonadota bacterium containing:
- a CDS encoding transcriptional repressor, whose product is MESIDVAEFRRRIQDSGLRLTQPRLRILDALTAMGRPVGAYDLHAEMTAAGQKVNIVSIYRTLSAFQELGIIHYIPSQQGYLVCTSDCKDDLQTEHLVCEQCGDVSELPIPECATKDLRQQADSQGFRPKKIRVEVGGVCGKCQGA
- a CDS encoding DUF1800 domain-containing protein, encoding MAGWIVRLEPRSRSTMQSPQEIDKVKHLLRRFGLGASEAEVDFYGSGGYEAAVDRLLESINHQESVELGVEYLQNKDGQVVANPRQAQAVWYAEQLVTNRPLNYKMALFWHDHFATSAQKVSNGPTMLNQMHLFRDKGLGYFRDLLIEVSQDPAMLYWLDNQNNVVGKPNENFAREVMELFTLGEGNYTEKDIQEAARAFTGMTYGFQRGQRVVLNRNQVPPPQSIYILDQKSHDTGFKTVLGNKGEWNGDDVVGILAAAPRTAAYLTEKLWKWFVSPTPEKSTVDKFAATFRKANLHIPTLLKAIMLSDEFLAEGARRSIIKNPFDFCIPMARQLGIGAGIANAVKSAGDDEVKRRAVLGVPVLIKQSTSVMGMELMYPPDVSGWPSGTDWISTSTMVERISWGQELFIRNSRATQLRADQIFGTGDPSAVTDRVLSVFDCRLPTDKKAGLVAAARKESGGTVTARNANLVCGAIAKLMCSTPEFQFM
- a CDS encoding tyrosine--tRNA ligase, which produces MTIDGQIELLRRGTTEIIGEEDLRRKLASGKPLRVKLGVDPTAAHVTLGWAVVLRKLRDFQKLGHTACLIIGDFTALIGDPSGKSKTRKQLTRDEVQANVEAVSSQIYKILDPEKTVIYYNKDWLGKMGFEDVIRLCSRYTVARIMERDDFTKRWENHQPIAMHEILYPLCQGMDSVEIESDVELGGNDQKFNNLVGRTLMEQYGQEPQAVILCPLLVGTDGKEKMSQSLGNYVSVIDTPNDMFGKTMSIPDNLIENWFELCTDVPMDEVRAMLEPGKNPRDAKIRLGKEIVALYHSVEDAESAERFFVETFSQKKQVTDAPDLAVSGEIMAVELVMLAGGADSRGAAKKLIQAGAVSLDGDKIADLGAAWPASDLDGRILRVGKKLFFKLSAQ
- a CDS encoding type II secretion system protein, yielding MTLVEILVVIGVILILMAITVPIMSSAKRTAKVTATMVRLRNQWVALSLYRSDYEGDGRYGTSPEMGLPEFQTRSMAVIDQTWPPPCGVHPDLWVSFWVRCFCGQDGMSEEELKAVLPKCRERIAEESNIYRENWILLIEDNCSDPEVKLKNDYPRKRAVGVFLSGQVKLRVGIGDHLKPGWWANPE
- a CDS encoding DUF1232 domain-containing protein, coding for MKSPIPWMAIVNVLVAILYGASPIDLIPDVIPVLGWLDDAIAIPIFLVMAVVAFVKFRKRFRQPGPGVQSAIVETNAREPQIPQSFS
- a CDS encoding DUF1800 domain-containing protein, with amino-acid sequence MAITGDKERTAHLLRRFGLGASEAETDFYSQGGWRKAVDRLLDYPSIPEPIEFGDEFLKDQDGRMIPNPRLAQTSCYAWLLTTTRPLQAKMTLFWHDHFATSSEKVSNGPAMYRYWQTLQQGATGKFGDLLENVSKSPAMLYWLDNIENIKGKPNENFAREVMELFTLGVDNYSEKDIQEAARAFTGWSYGVSVNGITRPNRKEVPNQLSQYYLDFTNHDNGTKSVFGKSGVWNGDDVIGILSQLPRTSTYIAEKIWSWFVYPNPDKAVVAKHASAFLASGMDIKSLLRSIMLDEETFSDRAERKIIKNPIDFCIPTMRQLGLGAQMANQVKGVDTADFQRTRFALQIARIPATSTAAMGMEILTPPDVSGWPSGTQWISTSTMVERMKWSDALFASNRNVTQATVAAVAPNGATATQVVDNLLSVFDASLPAAKREEMVQAAKLALGGGVANFATGAQAAAKASRLLFSTPEFQFM